A genomic region of Methanosphaera sp. WGK6 contains the following coding sequences:
- a CDS encoding ABC transporter permease → MGLDKLVLPIIIVIAWYIISDVLMLFPSYILPGPLEVITAFINQISSGSLFRDIIDTLYRVLVGMFLAAVVGISLGIVLGESKRLERLCNLIISILRPIPPIAWIPFSILWFGIGTAPAVFIIFMGCVFPILISTIDGVRRTRKVLLEAALSFGASRTQLLTEVILPSTIPYIISALKVAIGVALMCTIAGEMIGSSTGIGHMILTSTNIFDTGSTVVGMLVIGFLGIIFDYIFTKIQERIFW, encoded by the coding sequence TTGGGATTAGATAAATTAGTACTTCCCATAATAATAGTAATTGCATGGTATATCATATCTGATGTATTAATGTTATTCCCATCTTATATTCTGCCAGGACCTCTTGAGGTAATAACTGCATTTATAAATCAAATTTCTTCAGGAAGTCTATTTAGAGATATTATAGATACATTATACAGAGTACTTGTAGGTATGTTTCTAGCAGCAGTGGTAGGAATATCATTAGGTATAGTCTTAGGTGAATCAAAAAGATTAGAACGATTATGTAATCTTATAATAAGTATATTAAGACCAATACCACCAATAGCATGGATACCATTTTCAATATTATGGTTTGGAATTGGTACAGCTCCTGCAGTATTCATTATATTTATGGGTTGTGTATTTCCAATACTAATATCAACTATAGATGGAGTACGTAGAACTAGAAAAGTACTACTTGAAGCAGCACTATCATTTGGAGCTTCTAGAACTCAATTATTAACAGAAGTAATACTACCTTCAACAATACCTTACATAATATCTGCTCTAAAAGTAGCAATAGGTGTAGCATTAATGTGTACTATTGCTGGTGAAATGATTGGTTCAAGTACAGGTATAGGACACATGATTTTAACATCAACAAATATATTTGATACAGGGTCTACTGTTGTAGGTATGCTTGTAATAGGATTTTTAGGAATAATCTTTGATTATATATTTACAAAAATCCAAGAAAGAATATTCTGGTAA
- a CDS encoding ABC transporter ATP-binding protein, with the protein MTFEIENVSKKFISNEHEEVNALEDINLTIESNKFVCFIGPSGCGKTTLLRLMEGFENPSEGTIKDNGEIVLEPSRSRGFIFQDYSLFPWLNVIDNVTFGLMIAGKPEEENKERALKYLKAVGLEEFAYSYPHELSGGMKQRVAIIRSIINDCDTLLMDEPFSALDVQTKKGLQKMLVENWRKHNRTIVFVTHDVDEAVYLADEIVVFSRRPGKIKKIIKNNLPRPRDRETHEFHDLVFEVTNYIDESEDV; encoded by the coding sequence ATGACATTTGAAATAGAAAATGTATCAAAAAAATTCATATCTAATGAACATGAAGAAGTAAATGCATTAGAAGATATAAATTTAACAATAGAATCAAATAAATTTGTTTGTTTCATTGGACCCTCTGGTTGTGGAAAAACAACACTTCTTCGTTTAATGGAAGGATTTGAAAATCCAAGTGAAGGAACAATAAAAGATAATGGTGAAATAGTTTTAGAACCATCTAGAAGTAGGGGATTTATTTTTCAGGATTATTCACTGTTTCCATGGCTTAATGTGATTGATAATGTTACATTTGGTTTAATGATTGCAGGTAAACCAGAAGAGGAAAATAAAGAAAGAGCACTTAAATACTTAAAAGCAGTTGGATTAGAAGAATTTGCATATAGTTATCCTCATGAATTATCTGGTGGAATGAAACAAAGAGTTGCAATAATTAGATCTATAATTAATGATTGTGATACATTACTTATGGATGAACCATTTAGTGCATTGGATGTTCAAACAAAAAAAGGTCTCCAAAAGATGTTAGTAGAAAATTGGAGAAAACATAATAGAACAATAGTATTTGTAACTCATGATGTGGATGAAGCAGTATATCTTGCAGATGAAATAGTTGTATTTTCAAGAAGACCTGGAAAAATAAAGAAAATAATTAAAAATAATTTACCACGTCCACGTGATAGAGAAACACATGAATTCCATGATTTAGTATTTGAAGTTACAAATTATATTGATGAATCAGAAGATGTTTAA